The uncultured Treponema sp. genome includes a region encoding these proteins:
- a CDS encoding PTS sugar transporter subunit IIC, producing the protein MNKYVKRYLIDAMGGMAQGLFASLLIGTIVKTLGQQLLRLGTNPVFEFFVSAGNFACEAHVVGAAMAVGIGYAMGASSLVLFTLVAVGAAANVSGGAGGPLAVLVIAVLSCECGTLVSKKTKVDIIVTPLVTIVAGVFFTLLFASHIGKAAYAFGNLIMWATTLKPFLMGILISVIVGILLTLPVSSAAVCAALGLTGLAGGAAVAGCCAQMVGFAVMSFKENGWSGILSQGLGTSMLQMPNIVKNPRIWIPPTLASVITGPIATCLFKMQMNGAAVSSGMGTCGLVGQIGIITGWFEPSQAAVAHGAVAVSPGIFDWLGLVLICFVLPAVFSVLFCSILRKIGWIKDGDLLLQ; encoded by the coding sequence AACGCTACTTAATCGATGCGATGGGCGGAATGGCGCAAGGACTTTTTGCGTCTCTTTTGATTGGAACAATTGTCAAGACTTTGGGACAGCAACTGCTTAGACTTGGAACAAATCCAGTTTTTGAATTTTTTGTTTCAGCAGGAAACTTTGCTTGTGAAGCCCATGTTGTTGGCGCGGCGATGGCTGTTGGAATTGGATATGCAATGGGAGCTTCTTCTCTTGTTTTGTTTACTCTTGTTGCTGTTGGCGCGGCTGCAAATGTTTCTGGCGGAGCTGGAGGACCGCTTGCAGTTCTTGTAATTGCAGTTCTTTCGTGCGAGTGCGGAACGCTTGTAAGCAAAAAAACAAAAGTTGACATTATCGTAACTCCTTTGGTTACGATTGTGGCAGGAGTTTTTTTCACTTTGCTTTTTGCAAGCCATATTGGAAAAGCCGCCTATGCGTTTGGAAATTTAATTATGTGGGCGACAACTTTAAAGCCTTTTTTGATGGGAATTCTTATTTCTGTAATTGTTGGAATTCTTTTGACTCTTCCTGTAAGTTCTGCGGCGGTTTGCGCGGCTCTTGGACTTACTGGACTTGCTGGCGGAGCTGCTGTTGCTGGTTGCTGCGCTCAAATGGTTGGCTTTGCAGTTATGAGCTTTAAAGAAAACGGCTGGAGCGGAATTTTGTCTCAGGGACTTGGAACTTCAATGCTTCAGATGCCGAATATTGTAAAAAATCCGCGGATATGGATTCCGCCTACGCTTGCTTCTGTTATAACCGGCCCGATTGCGACTTGTCTTTTTAAAATGCAAATGAATGGAGCTGCGGTTTCAAGCGGAATGGGAACTTGCGGACTTGTAGGGCAGATTGGAATAATAACAGGCTGGTTTGAGCCTTCGCAAGCTGCTGTTGCGCACGGAGCTGTTGCAGTTTCGCCGGGAATTTTTGACTGGCTTGGACTTGTTCTTATTTGCTTTGTTCTTCCAGCTGTTTTTTCTGTTTTGTTTTGTTCTATTCTAAGAAAAATCGGCTGGATAAAAGACGGAGATTTGCTTCTTCAGTAA
- a CDS encoding putative glycoside hydrolase, translating into MRILFLKLCISASVFSFFSGISFAQSKPLYKLPEVYLERRVSENPEPFLIGTDTGLFKILPSGIADPLWTEGKVERILRTQAKWFFVTENGIYSSLDLKEFTQRNIGLPSLIVKNYENGNKEIVQKMPLLKDICADPLNPDILVTATKDEVFITRDGGLSWKSLGSASNYTSGMKAVAVSHMPVYGKNGEIESSEVVVFMSHPIYGFSYCRADEKNPKWIDVSAGFSAMQSLTQVDEISDILPVLCRDSAGNIYAEIYLSQSFIPNIYRFDWRTKKAEKIYQGENPCDAIDGLCQNGSNLIFSTVGKILSLSLETREVSEISSFNSWRENLTAAGDTINSAFVPKNISQLGANVTLNELWLLNPETILSPWAYLANKKKSIYASVYQLRNSAGIEKYKKIVSDNKLNSVVIDMKDDYGLLRFEPNSQLLKQKGKVTQYKIDLEQVVSEFKKDGVYLIARIVVFKDRNLASYDKGKYAVWNSRTNSPWMGIRGKEDVTDENGNPAGTKTVYYDENWVDPYSEEVWEYNVEIAKELVSRGFDEIQFDYIRFPTDGTNLNSAVYRWRDKGMVKESALVSFLSYARKNIKAPIGIDIYGANGWYRSGTRTGQDVELMSEYVDVICPMFYPSHFEQDFLEYPPYEERAYRIYFYGSFRNTIIGRNRIIVRPWIQAFYMGVRHDRKYYDKNYVLREIFGVRDGLDRGYMHWNNSGGYYEDISPDPQDNEISPWHEKECDLQKRIPAFSLGIKNSLDSDLQDLEQKKENAKNMISIWNSVLDNELEYENASVTTRNFLHVKPIFGGSK; encoded by the coding sequence ATGCGTATACTCTTTTTAAAATTGTGCATTTCAGCTTCAGTTTTTTCTTTTTTTTCAGGAATTTCTTTTGCCCAGTCAAAGCCTTTGTATAAGCTTCCGGAAGTTTATCTTGAAAGAAGAGTTTCCGAAAATCCAGAGCCGTTTTTAATCGGAACAGACACAGGACTTTTTAAAATTCTTCCGAGCGGAATTGCAGATCCTTTGTGGACGGAAGGAAAAGTTGAACGCATTTTAAGAACTCAGGCAAAATGGTTTTTCGTCACAGAAAACGGAATTTATTCTTCTTTGGATTTAAAAGAATTTACGCAGCGCAATATAGGACTTCCTTCATTAATCGTAAAAAATTATGAAAACGGAAATAAAGAAATAGTTCAGAAAATGCCTCTTTTAAAAGACATTTGCGCAGATCCGCTGAATCCAGACATTTTAGTTACAGCCACAAAAGATGAAGTTTTTATAACTCGTGATGGCGGCTTGTCTTGGAAGTCGCTTGGTTCGGCAAGCAATTATACTTCTGGAATGAAAGCGGTCGCAGTTTCGCACATGCCGGTTTATGGAAAAAACGGAGAAATTGAAAGCAGCGAAGTTGTCGTTTTTATGTCGCATCCGATTTACGGTTTTAGTTATTGCCGCGCTGATGAAAAAAATCCAAAGTGGATTGATGTGAGCGCAGGTTTTTCCGCAATGCAAAGCCTTACGCAGGTCGATGAAATTTCTGATATTCTGCCGGTTTTGTGCCGCGATTCAGCTGGAAATATTTATGCGGAAATTTATCTTTCCCAGTCGTTCATTCCGAACATTTACAGATTTGACTGGCGCACAAAAAAAGCTGAAAAAATTTACCAAGGTGAAAATCCGTGCGATGCGATTGACGGACTTTGTCAAAACGGCTCTAACTTGATTTTTTCAACAGTTGGAAAAATTCTTTCACTTTCTCTTGAAACAAGGGAAGTTTCAGAAATTTCAAGTTTTAATTCTTGGCGGGAAAATTTAACCGCTGCCGGCGACACTATAAATTCAGCGTTTGTTCCTAAAAATATTTCGCAGCTTGGAGCGAATGTTACTTTGAATGAGCTTTGGCTTTTAAATCCTGAAACAATTCTTTCTCCTTGGGCTTATCTTGCAAACAAAAAAAAGTCGATTTATGCGTCTGTCTATCAGCTTAGAAATTCCGCTGGAATTGAAAAGTACAAAAAAATTGTTTCTGACAACAAGCTCAATTCTGTTGTAATCGACATGAAAGATGACTACGGACTTTTGCGGTTTGAGCCGAACAGCCAGCTTTTAAAACAAAAAGGAAAAGTTACTCAGTACAAAATCGACTTGGAGCAAGTCGTAAGCGAATTTAAAAAAGACGGCGTTTATCTTATTGCGCGCATTGTTGTTTTTAAAGACAGAAATTTAGCTTCGTATGACAAAGGAAAATACGCAGTTTGGAATTCCCGCACAAATTCTCCATGGATGGGAATCCGCGGAAAAGAAGACGTTACTGACGAAAATGGAAATCCGGCTGGAACAAAAACTGTTTACTATGATGAAAACTGGGTTGATCCTTACAGCGAGGAAGTTTGGGAATACAATGTTGAAATTGCAAAGGAACTTGTTTCCCGCGGCTTTGATGAAATTCAGTTTGACTACATAAGATTTCCGACCGACGGAACAAATTTAAATTCCGCAGTTTATAGATGGCGCGACAAAGGAATGGTAAAAGAAAGCGCGCTGGTTTCATTTTTGTCTTATGCCCGAAAAAATATAAAAGCTCCGATTGGAATTGACATTTACGGCGCGAACGGCTGGTACAGAAGCGGAACAAGAACAGGTCAGGACGTTGAGCTTATGAGCGAATATGTTGACGTAATCTGCCCGATGTTTTATCCGTCGCATTTTGAACAGGATTTTCTTGAGTATCCGCCTTATGAAGAACGCGCGTATAGAATTTATTTTTACGGCTCATTTAGAAACACAATAATCGGAAGAAACAGAATTATTGTGCGTCCTTGGATTCAGGCATTTTACATGGGCGTAAGGCATGACAGAAAATATTATGACAAGAATTATGTCCTGCGTGAAATTTTCGGTGTGCGCGACGGACTTGACAGAGGATATATGCACTGGAACAATTCCGGCGGATATTACGAAGACATCAGCCCGGATCCTCAGGACAATGAAATTTCTCCGTGGCATGAAAAAGAATGCGATTTGCAAAAACGGATTCCGGCATTCAGTCTGGGAATAAAAAATTCTTTAGATTCCGACTTGCAGGATTTGGAACAGAAAAAAGAAAATGCAAAGAACATGATTTCAATTTGGAATTCTGTGCTGGACAATGAACTTGAATACGAAAATGCAAGCGTTACAACAAGAAATTTTCTTCATGTAAAGCCAATATTCGGTGGAAGCAAATGA
- the mnmE gene encoding tRNA uridine-5-carboxymethylaminomethyl(34) synthesis GTPase MnmE, with translation MSKYTPEEPIAAIATALVPSAIGIVRTSGKNCIELVSKIFSRKKVLLQAAGNSLVYGWIEDSRIQNGNKKIDEVMLGVYKAPKSFTGEDMVEIFCHGGVNVVTSIFSLLLENGFRKAERGEFTFRAYINGKVDLTKAEAVKEIIDSRTNASRSRAAGRLSGNLFEQISSIKKLILDTIGNIEVEIEYPEDEENISESFDTSLLKNAQKKLSDLASSWKAEKLYQDGARIVLCGKTNAGKSSLFNSLLKEERAIVSSIEGTTRDWLECWTDFAGIPVRLFDTAGLRETSDLIEERGVELAKDLSQDADVILYLVDSSKGILKDDLDFIESQKNIPVVLVLNKCDSFDLNLDGIKKVWKDSVKISAKNNIGIEQLVLKIKDILFDGEKTEREQSGLGSARQKKSVQEALERITHALEISQDSSYGLDAVVQDLEDSLESLGEVAGEVSPDDVLENIFSRFCVGK, from the coding sequence ATGAGCAAATATACGCCAGAAGAACCGATAGCGGCAATTGCAACGGCTCTTGTTCCTTCTGCAATTGGAATTGTCAGAACGAGCGGAAAAAACTGCATTGAGCTTGTAAGCAAAATTTTTTCACGTAAAAAAGTTCTCTTGCAGGCTGCCGGAAATTCTCTTGTTTACGGCTGGATTGAAGATTCAAGAATTCAGAACGGAAATAAAAAAATAGATGAAGTCATGCTTGGCGTTTACAAAGCTCCAAAATCTTTTACAGGCGAAGACATGGTTGAAATATTTTGCCATGGCGGAGTTAATGTTGTAACTTCAATTTTTTCTTTGCTGCTTGAAAATGGTTTTAGAAAAGCTGAGCGCGGAGAATTTACATTCCGGGCTTATATAAACGGAAAAGTTGATCTTACAAAAGCTGAAGCCGTAAAAGAAATAATAGACAGCCGCACAAATGCTTCAAGAAGCCGCGCCGCCGGACGTTTAAGCGGAAATCTTTTTGAGCAAATTTCCTCTATTAAAAAATTGATTTTGGACACAATTGGAAACATTGAAGTTGAAATTGAATATCCAGAAGACGAAGAAAATATTTCAGAATCTTTTGACACTTCATTGTTAAAGAACGCGCAGAAAAAACTTTCAGACTTGGCTTCTTCTTGGAAGGCTGAAAAACTTTATCAAGACGGAGCAAGAATTGTTTTGTGCGGAAAAACCAATGCCGGAAAATCAAGTCTTTTCAATTCACTTTTAAAAGAAGAACGCGCAATTGTCAGCAGCATTGAAGGAACGACCCGGGACTGGCTTGAGTGCTGGACAGATTTTGCAGGAATTCCTGTCAGGCTTTTTGATACCGCCGGACTTAGAGAAACTTCGGATTTAATTGAAGAGCGCGGCGTTGAGCTTGCAAAAGATTTAAGTCAGGATGCGGATGTCATTCTTTATCTTGTGGACAGCTCAAAAGGAATTTTAAAAGACGATTTGGATTTTATTGAAAGCCAGAAAAATATTCCGGTTGTTTTGGTTTTGAACAAATGCGATTCTTTTGATTTGAATTTGGACGGAATAAAAAAAGTCTGGAAAGATTCTGTAAAAATTTCTGCAAAAAATAATATCGGAATAGAGCAGCTTGTTTTAAAAATAAAAGACATTTTGTTTGACGGCGAAAAAACTGAACGCGAGCAAAGCGGACTTGGTTCAGCGCGGCAAAAAAAATCAGTTCAGGAAGCTTTGGAGCGGATAACGCACGCTTTGGAAATTTCCCAAGATTCCAGCTACGGACTTGATGCGGTTGTTCAGGATTTGGAAGATTCTTTGGAAAGCCTTGGCGAAGTTGCCGGCGAAGTTTCTCCAGATGACGTTCTTGAAAATATTTTCAGCCGTTTTTGTGTCGGCAAATGA
- a CDS encoding DUF4349 domain-containing protein codes for MKHLLRKSAAALVAAFLFISCGKNQAVKNEMFAPMAKSMKMSARTDSAMNVMQDMAFEESAELSSESEQQRQDRKLVYTGNLTIEVSNLAESKSSIESWVKKFGGYISDSFENTSSIRATAKIPSGSFAQAMQECGKIGKLKSKNINSSDVTEQFYDLDTRLSTRKVLLERLKKYLSEAKDMQDMLKIETKINDVTSELERMQGQMNRLKSQIDYSTIYVTAELPVNQNESGFVMPDTNSQLRQFFANILNFFVKFIFTALYIVIFGVPSILFLMLLYWLGFGKVGLLRKLFARIRK; via the coding sequence ATGAAACATCTTTTAAGAAAATCAGCGGCGGCTTTGGTTGCGGCGTTTTTATTTATTTCATGCGGAAAAAATCAGGCTGTAAAAAATGAAATGTTCGCGCCAATGGCAAAATCAATGAAAATGTCGGCAAGGACAGATTCCGCAATGAACGTGATGCAGGACATGGCGTTTGAAGAATCAGCTGAGCTTTCTTCTGAATCAGAGCAGCAAAGGCAAGACAGAAAACTTGTCTACACGGGAAATCTTACAATTGAAGTTTCAAATCTTGCAGAATCAAAATCATCTATTGAATCTTGGGTAAAAAAATTCGGCGGATATATTTCAGATTCGTTTGAAAACACAAGTTCCATAAGAGCAACGGCAAAAATTCCAAGCGGCTCTTTTGCGCAGGCAATGCAGGAATGCGGAAAAATCGGAAAACTTAAATCAAAAAATATAAATTCCAGCGATGTTACAGAACAGTTCTACGATTTGGACACACGGCTTTCAACACGCAAAGTTTTGCTTGAACGGCTCAAAAAATATCTTTCGGAAGCAAAAGACATGCAGGATATGCTCAAGATTGAAACAAAAATCAACGATGTAACTTCCGAGCTTGAACGGATGCAAGGACAAATGAACCGCTTAAAGTCGCAAATTGATTATTCCACAATTTATGTTACGGCGGAACTTCCGGTAAATCAAAATGAAAGCGGATTTGTAATGCCAGACACAAATTCACAGCTACGCCAATTTTTTGCAAACATATTGAATTTCTTTGTGAAATTTATTTTCACAGCATTGTACATCGTGATTTTTGGAGTTCCTTCGATTCTGTTCCTGATGCTTCTCTATTGGCTTGGATTCGGAAAAGTCGGACTTCTAAGAAAACTTTTTGCAAGAATAAGAAAATAA
- a CDS encoding PHP domain-containing protein — protein sequence MIDLHTHSTASDGTCTPSQLISYAAEKKISAIALTDHDNIDGILEAQKKANELGIEFIPGIEISIEWPSGEFHLLGLGLKKPGKKLLETIEFLRAERDSRNKKIIQKLQEQNIDISYEELVEKSGTKTIGRPHFAKLLMEKGIIKKAQQAFDLFLAKGRPCYVNKTGENLKKAVEAIKESGGIPVQAHPMSMYVSWGKMEETMLEIKNSGVEGLEAHHPGIRLSEARRLEELAEKLGMLTTAGSDFHGEKVRADRKIGYSSGGYKIEDRFWTEQLKPALEKAHGGTDHIFSAE from the coding sequence ATGATAGACTTGCATACACATTCAACAGCTTCCGACGGAACTTGCACACCGAGCCAGCTAATTTCCTACGCCGCAGAAAAAAAAATTTCAGCAATTGCGCTTACAGACCATGACAATATAGACGGAATTCTGGAGGCTCAAAAAAAGGCAAATGAGCTTGGAATCGAATTTATTCCGGGAATAGAAATCTCTATAGAATGGCCGAGCGGAGAATTTCATCTTCTTGGACTGGGACTTAAAAAACCTGGAAAAAAACTTCTTGAGACAATTGAATTTTTAAGAGCTGAGCGGGATTCAAGAAACAAAAAAATAATCCAAAAACTTCAAGAACAAAATATCGATATTTCTTATGAAGAGCTTGTGGAAAAATCCGGCACAAAAACAATCGGAAGACCTCACTTTGCAAAACTTCTAATGGAAAAAGGAATAATAAAAAAAGCTCAGCAGGCGTTCGATTTGTTTCTTGCAAAAGGCCGACCTTGCTACGTAAACAAAACCGGAGAAAACTTAAAAAAAGCCGTGGAAGCAATAAAAGAATCCGGCGGAATTCCAGTTCAGGCGCATCCAATGTCAATGTACGTTTCCTGGGGAAAAATGGAAGAAACAATGCTTGAAATAAAAAATTCAGGCGTTGAAGGACTTGAAGCGCATCATCCGGGAATCAGGCTTTCTGAAGCACGGCGGCTTGAAGAACTTGCAGAAAAACTTGGAATGCTCACAACGGCAGGAAGCGATTTCCACGGAGAAAAAGTCCGCGCAGATAGAAAAATCGGATATTCGTCAGGCGGATATAAAATTGAAGACAGATTCTGGACAGAACAGCTAAAGCCCGCATTGGAAAAAGCTCACGGCGGAACAGACCACATATTTTCAGCTGAATAA
- a CDS encoding cyclic nucleotide-binding domain-containing protein yields the protein MSKVVQFSKGSIIFFEGDKDENIYILQSGAVALRSMDLETGEQISEQLHIGEFFGVKSALAKMPSLVTASVLVDSTVVQLSVYEFEKMFGSKAFITEKMLRVFSKSLRDIHKKTEQYLGGNSISISPEHGMFMVANAFYNDGQFKSCCDVLTRILKLNPNPMNKVEIAKLFNNANTRKGRENARNVSSDDISAKSGSLSVNQFSLPAFDRFTKKYKRGDVIISEFEPGETFYLIKYGEVQIEKCIKDQNKSLDILGSGAFFGEMAILDNSQRSASCVARTDVACLEFNKENFKALVLGNPQIVMNLLKLFCKRIYDQNRQFKIVLIKDIYTRICDVFLMYDELAGGSSRRKDDDGNFKRKFFITANDIASWASIPLDQAKDCLVRLMDRGKIQIFEDYMIVSNIHDLRRIVDSYYMKLGSTTKQPT from the coding sequence ATGTCAAAGGTTGTGCAATTCAGCAAAGGCTCTATTATTTTTTTTGAAGGCGACAAAGACGAAAATATTTATATTCTCCAGTCAGGCGCAGTTGCTTTGCGCAGCATGGATTTGGAAACTGGAGAGCAAATTTCAGAACAGCTTCATATTGGAGAATTTTTTGGCGTAAAAAGCGCGCTTGCCAAAATGCCGAGCCTTGTAACTGCTTCCGTGCTGGTTGATTCGACTGTTGTTCAGCTTTCAGTTTATGAATTTGAAAAAATGTTCGGCTCAAAGGCTTTTATCACAGAAAAAATGCTTAGAGTTTTCAGCAAGTCGCTTAGAGATATTCATAAAAAAACAGAGCAGTATTTGGGCGGAAACAGCATTTCGATTTCGCCGGAACACGGAATGTTTATGGTTGCCAATGCTTTTTACAATGACGGCCAGTTCAAAAGCTGCTGCGATGTTCTTACTAGAATTTTAAAGCTGAATCCTAATCCTATGAATAAAGTTGAAATTGCAAAGCTTTTTAACAACGCAAATACAAGAAAAGGCAGAGAAAATGCCCGCAATGTTTCTTCCGATGATATTTCTGCAAAATCTGGAAGCCTTTCTGTAAACCAGTTTTCACTTCCTGCTTTTGACCGCTTTACAAAAAAATACAAGCGCGGCGATGTTATTATAAGTGAATTTGAGCCGGGCGAAACTTTCTATCTTATAAAATACGGCGAAGTTCAAATTGAAAAGTGCATAAAAGATCAGAATAAAAGTCTTGACATTCTTGGCAGCGGAGCTTTTTTTGGTGAAATGGCGATTCTTGACAATTCGCAAAGAAGCGCGTCTTGCGTTGCAAGAACTGATGTTGCCTGCTTGGAATTCAACAAGGAAAACTTTAAGGCGCTTGTGCTTGGAAATCCGCAGATTGTAATGAATCTTCTTAAGCTTTTCTGCAAAAGAATTTACGACCAGAACCGCCAGTTTAAAATTGTTCTTATAAAAGATATTTACACAAGAATTTGCGATGTTTTTTTAATGTATGATGAGCTTGCCGGCGGCTCTTCCAGAAGAAAAGATGATGACGGAAACTTTAAGCGCAAATTTTTTATTACCGCAAATGACATTGCAAGCTGGGCTTCTATTCCGCTTGATCAGGCAAAGGATTGTCTTGTGCGTCTTATGGATCGCGGAAAAATTCAGATTTTTGAAGACTACATGATTGTTTCAAATATCCACGATTTGAGAAGAATTGTTGATTCATATTACATGAAACTTGGCTCAACAACAAAGCAGCCTACTTGA
- a CDS encoding flavin reductase family protein — MRKNFGAKEWLYPMPVLIVASYDKDGTPDAMNAAWGAISDEKEIGLCLSASHKTVKNILERKAFTVSVGTAEFAKECDYVGLVSANNTPDKFTKAGLHAEKSEFVDAPLVRELPFALECNLISYDEKTSHLFGQIVNVSIDDSVLDSNGKVDVKKLNPISYDPVNQHYLKLGDFAGKAFSIGLELK, encoded by the coding sequence ATGAGAAAGAATTTTGGTGCGAAAGAATGGCTTTATCCGATGCCTGTGCTTATCGTGGCATCTTACGACAAGGACGGAACTCCGGACGCAATGAATGCGGCTTGGGGCGCAATCAGCGATGAAAAGGAAATAGGACTTTGCCTGAGCGCGTCGCATAAAACTGTAAAAAATATCCTTGAGCGCAAGGCGTTTACGGTCAGCGTGGGAACCGCGGAATTCGCAAAGGAATGCGATTACGTCGGACTGGTTTCGGCAAACAATACGCCGGATAAATTCACAAAGGCGGGACTCCATGCGGAAAAGTCGGAATTTGTTGACGCGCCGCTAGTCAGGGAGCTTCCGTTTGCGCTTGAGTGCAATCTCATAAGCTACGATGAAAAAACAAGCCACCTGTTCGGCCAAATCGTGAACGTGAGCATTGACGATTCAGTTCTTGATTCAAACGGAAAAGTAGATGTCAAAAAACTGAATCCGATTTCCTACGACCCGGTGAACCAGCATTATCTTAAGCTGGGCGACTTTGCAGGAAAAGCGTTCAGCATCGGTCTTGAACTGAAGTAA
- a CDS encoding shikimate kinase, with translation MKNNVILIGMPGAGKSTVGVVLAKLLNYKFVDSDIVIQQKMKKKLKDIILEQGAEYFKKIENKINSSLNVKKCVVATGGSVVFGKDAMEHFKKIGTVVYLKVSLASLEKRLGDLDKRGVVHKPGETLLDIFNERAPLYEKYADIIVEETDSEISQIAMKIENAIF, from the coding sequence ATGAAAAACAATGTGATTCTGATTGGAATGCCCGGAGCTGGAAAAAGCACAGTTGGCGTTGTGCTTGCAAAACTCTTGAATTATAAATTTGTTGATAGCGATATTGTGATTCAGCAGAAAATGAAGAAAAAACTCAAGGACATAATTTTAGAGCAGGGTGCAGAATATTTTAAGAAGATTGAAAATAAAATCAATTCCAGCTTGAATGTAAAAAAATGCGTTGTTGCCACGGGCGGAAGTGTTGTTTTTGGAAAAGACGCAATGGAGCATTTTAAAAAAATTGGAACAGTTGTCTATTTAAAAGTAAGCCTTGCTTCACTTGAAAAGCGTCTTGGCGATTTGGATAAAAGGGGAGTTGTCCATAAACCCGGCGAAACTCTTTTGGACATTTTTAATGAGCGCGCCCCTCTTTATGAAAAATACGCGGATATAATTGTTGAAGAAACTGATTCAGAAATATCTCAAATTGCAATGAAAATAGAAAACGCAATTTTTTAG